ACTACACAGCAACTAGACTACGAGGTCCTCTGACAACAAGCAGATGGGACTGTGCGTGTTTCGCAGTAACAAATTCTGAAAGacatgtctttaaaaatattttaaaggagagTTCCTCCGACTGATGCCCAAAAAGGGCATCACTAAGGAAGAACCGAGCTATTGAGTGATCAgctcaaaaaaaccctctgatttTTGAGGCCTTGTACTTTATTGAGTATGCCTGATTTCCAAGTCAGTAATTCTGTGTTTAAGATATCAGCTGCCTCATTCGTGTCTTAGGCTCCTGCATTTATCAACAAAGAGCATCTGAATACCATTGAAttcaacatctttaaaaaaaattattttagaatttaAATGCTTAACCTTTAAAAGGATACCTCCAGAATGACTGTCCATTAGGACTACTGAACTCTGGGGTAAGCTCCAGCAAGTGAATAGTCAGGCTAGCAGAATGCAGTGGAGTTTCTAAGTCTCCTGAATACTGCTCTCAAGTTAAACATTCATTAACCAATTAATCATAATTATTTCCAACAAAGTTACTTAAAAACTGTCTTCATCAAAGACCATTTGAAAATTCTGGTGAGAAAGCAATTtgcaagtaaaacagaaaaactatTAGAAATGGTGACAACAGTCTGTTTAATCAAGTCAGACCTGATCACTTCCAAACATGTTGAGGACAGCCACTGAACTCATACCCTGCATGCTGCAGTGCCATCCTTCCAAGTACCttacagctgcttttcttttttttttttttttaaaaaaaaaaaaaaaaactgtttgtcTGAAGGACAACAATGGAAGACAAGTCAGGATTTAATGACAGATCTCAAACAGAGGGCATACACACATTAAATTATCAGATTCAACCTTCAGCATACAGAAGTTCGACACAGTTACTGGCTACAGTCACAGGAAGAGTTCGAAAGTTGAACAGTCTTGAACCACTTTTGAAAATTTCAATGGCTTTTTTAAAAGTTCCAATGAATAACGGGTATATAAAACTGAGATGGACTAGCTTCTCCAGCAGAACAGTTGGGGTTCTTCCAGGCTAATCAGACCACTGGTACAGAAGGGAGTTGATTTGACTTCCCCCACCTTCCCACCAGTCCACTAGAGACTATGATTTATTAAAACCTTCTTGATTTACTGAAGACTGATTTAACAGGCAAGGGCTGCCGACTGTGTCAATCATAGTGGATGGCAGTATAGAAGATTATCCAAACAACCTGTGGAGAGGAAAGGAAGCTGAGGTTATTCTGATACCTCTAGAGAGGcttcaaacactgaaaacaaacctCATGCCTAGCTCTCAAGAGACACTGTCTCAGAGAGATGTTAGGATCACCATGCACCACAACCTGTGGCACTCAATTTGCTCAGTTTCCAGGGTAATTAACATCTCTGTACTAAAATTCTGTCAAAGTATCTATATTGTTTTAGAGGCACCACCAAATCAAGTCATGAGTGTATTCAGAGGCTTGGGGGAGGGAAGGTGAGTAAGGGAGAAAATGTAAAGACACTCAAACATGAGCTCAGTTTGGGTATAAATAGCTCTGCATGAAGCTCCACTAGAGTTGGGGAGCAGTGCATCTGTGACAGAGGATAGGAAGGCATAAAAGTTAAGTGGTGGATGCAAAAATATGTCTGCCTGTTCCTACCTCCTTCCCCACAGGGAAATGCCAGTCACTAATACTGTATTActtcacagccagtagccatcagATATCAGGCTTCTCTTTGCTGATCAAGCCCATTTATTAGATTACGTTAACATCTCTCTCTTCTATCTACGTGACGGATcacctgcttttcttcccagGATTTTTACTGCAGAAAGTATACCAATCCAATTCACAAATCAACTTAAAGGGAACAAGAAGTATTACCAAAAAGAGTGCAAATGATGTCATGAATCCTTCCTTTGTCAACTCCCATGTTCCACCATATTCCTCCTCATCTATCTGCTGGAAGCTACTGAAGTAGAGGTACAGAACACCGGCATTGATCAGgcagaatctggaaaaaaaagagattatgaaCTGTAATTTCCACAATAAGAGTGCAGGTATCCAATCTGCCACACAGCATCATAGCTGTGAATCACTTCTCCTCCTCAGCAGAGTGGAAGCAAAAAGGAACAGTATTTCTGCAACATTCCCCACGTTCCTCAGTGATCTCCTTAAAAGAGCACCTCCAGGTCAGCTTGATATAGCATACTAGGTTTGGGTGAAGTTCACCTTCCCCAGGCACAGCTTACTCCTATTAAAACTCAACAACAAGCAGTCAAAAGCTGGAAGCATTAGCAGCAGGATGTCTACAATTGCAAGGCTGATGCAGTATCAGCATCTTTCACATCACCTGGAAAGGGGCCCTGCAAGTTTTCATCTACTGCAGATGAGCACCACTTATTCTGCTCAACACAGAATCCAATTTGCTTGTGCACATTACTGGATTTTGAGGCTGCTAAAAGGGAAGACACTCCATGCTCAGTGTTAGACCCCCTGTGTTAGTGTCCTTTGACCAAATGCAGTGACTTGATAGAGCCCCTCAGAGCCACAGCACTGGGGTTCAACTTGAGGCAAGTCGCAGTGCTCTTTAGTCTGTGCCGTGCTCTCTAGTCTGTGCCAACAAAGGATATACGTGACCTCCTTTCTGTCCTCAGGCTGGTTTGGCCTTGCTCCCAACCCCAACTTAGGGCTGGGACAGTCTGCAAAGCAAAGAGTATGTTTCCTGGAAAGAAGTCTGTTTAAGAAGGGTGATGCTGCAAAAGACTCCCATATACGTAAGGTCACTGATTGGCAGCAAGTCGCAAACAGCAGCTCGAATGCGTAGCACAGTCAAAGAAACCAACCACGTACACTTTTAGAAGCTTTTAGTTTTTCTGTTGTACaccaaatcatttttatttcctattaaCATTCAGCACAGGAATTGACTCATGTGCCTGAAGGTGCCTTGTGAACTAATGGATGACTAAGTAAGAACAATGCTTCTCAACTATTCCATATCTATTACTGAGAGCATTTTAGATTTAACTGTTTGCACATAGCTATTCAGCCACTGCTGGAGGGTGATGTGTTTAGATCTCCATTTCTACAAGtttcaaacttcattttttagAGCATCAACAGATACAAGATTGGTAAGTTGAAGGGGGAGAATACATGATTGAAAAAGGAgaatgaggaggagaaaaatggaaagaacgCTTAGGAAGTAAAGTATAAACCATTAGGAATGCAAAATGAATTGCTCGAGTCAAAACTCCAGCCCCAGACAACTGCAAAAGCTGAAGAGTGCAGGAGAAGGTTGCTGGAAGCCACTACGGTAGACCCAGTAAAAGTCCACCATGCCATGTATGACAATAATTGGGATAAGGATATCTGGGGTCTTTTGGAACCTGACCCCTCTCTCCTCAGGGCCAGATGATGAACTGGATGACTCACCCCACCCCTCTAGCCACCAGTAATCAAGACCAAACAACAGAGTGCACCAGTGGGGGCACAAAACCCACCTGCCCTTATAATGACTACTAGAATGTTTACTGCCTTCGAATTAAGAGATTTGGAGAGGAGATACCAAGCCAACCTAGGAAAAACACCTGTGGAATGGCTGGTGCAAATCTGGACAGCCAGAGCCATCTTACCCCAGACAAAGTCTGATCATTAGCATTAGGCCCAGGAATATTGTTAGATATTGCAGGGCCCAGTATCACAAGTCTATTATGGACTTCCACCATGGTCAGTAGGATATAAATTTCATCCGCAAAATAAAGTGTAAAAGGCATGTGGCCTTGGAACTCAGCAGCTACCCTACAAGCTGCCTTGCTGAAAACCACTATTTTAGTTGAATTGGAGGGACCAGTCCATGTTGCCCCAAGTGCTGGACAACTCCCCTCTGCAGAATTGAATCCCCGGACCATTATTTGTGAACCAGAACACCTCCATCCCACAGCAAAGGAAGCAGAGGTAGCATTGAAATCATTAGCTTTAGCCATTAAGACATGCTTAAATAGCAATACCTTCCAAGAGATCCCCCAACACAAGCTAGTAGATTTACACCACAAAAGATAAAAACCAAGGGAGAACACCAGCTAAAGGAAACATAGGGAAAAGAGCCAGCCTGTCTCTGTGCAAAAGGGGAAAGCAAAATGGAGAAACTGGGGAACACCCTCAGTCACTATAAAACATAAGAGGTTGTGGAAGATATGTTTAGACAAAGGGTTCTCTCCAAGACAGAGAAACAGGctgccacagaatcacagaatggttgaggttggaaggcacctctggagatctagtccaaaccccctgctcaagcagggtcacctagagcatgttgcccaggactctgtccagacggcttctgaatatctccaaggatggagactccacaacctctccaggcaatttgttccagtgctcagtcaccctcacagtaaagaagtttttcttcatgttcagacagaactccTCGTGTTTTATTATGACTGGAGTTGAAAGTAGTGAGTGGTTTGAGTAATGTTTACCTCACACACACCACATCCAGATTGGTAATAGTAACAGGATTACACTGATGGTTTGCTACAAACCCAATGCCACAACAGATAGTCAAATAACTGATcgcatcttaaaaataaaatagtacatGAATGATGTCTCAAGCATGGAGTCAAGTGGACTTTCCACTTACCCTACTGACCCCAGAGTAATGGTAGAGTAGAAAGATGGAACGGGTCCATTAAAAAGAACTCAAATGGCGTAACAGTGGCACCAACTGGGGAAGAAACTTATGGGAAGATGCACGAGCCTTAAACTCCCAGCAGAGACCTACTGGTAGTCTGCTATACAAAAGCTCTGAACAACCCTTGTGCTGAACCAATACCAGCAGGGTAACTTGGACACCTCAGTAGGCATCCTGGAGAGCAGGTAAGGAGTCAGCATTCATTGCTCAGAAAACGCTGGGTTACTTTGAAACGCTTTTGACAGAAAGGACTGTGTGAAACTGTAGGTACTATGGGAGTGGAATTAATTATTACTGAGGCTTGGATACCAAACAAAACCCAAGTCAGCTTGTTCCCTCCCCAGGGACTGCTGGCCTCCTGGACAAATGAATAGAAGCCATCGTTCAATCTGCCTACTACAGAAAGCATCCATACAGCAAGTATGCTAACTGTCATGTAGGGATGAAGTCTGCAGTGAAAACTACGGTCCAGCCTCAGAACTACAAATAGCATTATCCCATTTTGTTACTTGTTACACCATTAGTTTTGATGTTGCTGTGTCATCATCACGGAGTGTTAACAATACACGTGTGAATCTATTAGATGGCCTTGACTAGGGGTGGCAATGCCCACAAGGAACAGAACCATTAGGACTCATTATGGAGGTTTGTATGCCAATTAACCATCGAGCTCATGGCTCGTGCACTAAGATGAGCAACGTGCAGTTTAAAATTTCCCCAGTTTCCACTACCAATACTGCAATACCAGTAATAGCTGTCCAAGGACTTCCCCAGAAGTTTGTGAATTTCACCTCTGAAGCACATGAATTTCATGTTAAGATTTGGTGGAACAATGTTAATATTAGTAAAGTATATTCAAATTGCTCATAGTGGACAGTACCCATGTATGATCAGTGACGTAAGTCCCATTGGAAAACCCACGCAATTAGGGACATTTCCACCAGATTTGGAGCCGATGGATTAGGAATAGGAGGGTTGAATTCCACGGACTTAGATATCATTAAAGCATCTAGGCTAGGACAATTAAGCAAACAAGCTAGAATTGGTCAGACTATGGATAGTAAAGGGAACAGATACAACCACTAGCATCCTGACTATTAGCCTAAGCCCTTGGGAAAAGCTCCAAGAGATTCTGAAGGGGATGTATGCTGATGTTCACAATTTTGCTTCTAATACCAGCAGTGCCATTGCTTGTGTTACCATGCAACCTTTTGGCATAAACGAATGCAAACAATATGCCAATTGCATCCATAGTGGAAATCCTGCTGTGTTAGGGACCTTATTATCATTTTTGTGTCAGAAATGTAAAACTTGTTTTACCGAAATTGTATACTCGGGGGTAGGAAGCAGGAGCAGTCTGTAAAGTGGATCCATTCATTACTGCACCATACAAACCAATTTACCAGTACACCCCACTCCCTGTTATTGCAGCTAATAGAATAGAGGCTCCAGTTCAAGGAAGCAAACGCATGCATAACAAAAGGTAATCTATCTAATTGATGCTCATGGATGTGAACAATGGAGAAACCATGAGTTGTACTGCCCCAAACGTTTAGTAATAAGACCCTTATCTGAGTAATCTAACCTCCAGTACCTGCTATTTAGACTCAGTGTATGTTAATCACACCGCTGTACTTAAGAGAAAACCAGGTTGTACATACGTTGTTTCCTCTTTGTGATGCCCTGTGGAATGACAGGAATAAAACAATCAGTCCTGCGTGAGAATGCCAGTGCAACATCAGCACTAGAAACCTGCAGAAGACTTTATAGGAATCATAAACCTAATCTCACATCAATGCTGGTGAAATACTGGCCTATGACTTGGACGGCACTCTTAAGACTGATATGAAACACAGGATATTCTCAGATTGGAGAACTGAAAACTTTAATCACCACATATGAAAAAGCTATTGCTTATCATCCATTATCAGCACAAATCATCAGTTATTACCTAATAATAAAGGGTAAAGCTACGCTTGAACAAAAGTGCTCACATCTTTCCCCTACCTTCAAGCCCTGCGAGACAAGAGGAGCAACAGTACCTCCACTGACCAACGTACTGAGTTTGCTAGACGTTTGGTCTATACCACGAGGTGGACCGTGGCTGCTCACTCAACTCCCAGTCAAACTTTGGGCCTAATACTTGGCTCATGCTAAGGCCTGACGTGTGCTGGGAACACCAGATACCCAAGGACAGAAAAGAACAGGGTCTGCTAACCTTGCACAGTTACTTGCAAAACTGCTAGTTCCCAAGAAGACCAAAACTCTTAGAATAAGCAAGCTCTGGCCTAGTAACTGAAATGATCAACAGGACCTACACAGACCAAACTTCCAGGGTGGAAGGTACAAATACATCAGCTTACCCACGGAAGCAGATCCACCAGCAGCCAGTCTGCTGAGAATCTCATGCTTCCTGGTGTGATTCAGGGAACACCCATGTCGTGACAGAGGAGGAAGGCTGAGCACTCTCACCATTGGCTAACTGTTTTGCTCATGAGCACACAAATTAACAGATTAGTAAATTAATGAATTAGGCTAACCTATAGGAGAGGGACTTCTACCTAATGAGCTCATGAAGTAATGTCTGATTTGCACAGTACATTGACCTTTAAGTTTGAAAGCCAAACAAACCAAGGCACAGGTGAATCATGACACTAAGATTGTGAGCTGTTGGTAAGGAGACCTTGACTAGGCAAAGACATCTGCAAACAGAGACTCCCCAGAGCATACAGAGCATCTTCCCACCGCCAAAGGTCAGAGAGAAGAGCCATGCTTTCCCACGAgccccatctctgctgtcccTCCACAGGCCCACAGGTTTGGCCCCTGCCACACATAAGCTGTCACTCCATAACTTAGAACACTCACTGCAGCTTTCAGACACCTGGTGGGAGGTGACATGAATCCCATGATTCTGTGGGGATCCGAGAGGTGGATGCGTATGCAGTCTTCTAGGCCTTGCCTTTCCCCCACATCATGGCTTGAAAGAACAATAACTTCAGcaagctggcagagctgcagaagctCTGCAACCAAGGATGCCACTTTGCCTGTTTGTTACTTACCCTCTTTGATGTCttgaagaaagcttttctttttaaagagaagctGCCCTCTCTTGTATACTAATACAACCTCCTCTCCAAGGAGGGCTCCCGACTCAAAGATAAGGTCTACCTCGCCTTTCCCTGTGTGTATCCTTACTTCCTCAAAGACTCTACTAGGCACCATACTCATAGACCCTATTCACACAGGCAGGAACAACCTACTTCACAAGTTAATCAaaccttttattcctttcttccaccCCTTCCccctttaataaaataaaaataataataataataataataataataataataataataataaaagcattaGTCAGGTCAAAGGGGTAGGAAGAGGCTGATTTGTATGAAAGACAGTTCATGACAAGTAACAGTCTGGAATGCAATGCTGGAtttcagaagcacagcagaaagaCATTGCATTTGGCCAGTCCACTGTTTATAATGCAACtttaaaacagacaagaaaaaaataaatgtgggaaaatacaaaaaatagaGAAGGAAATAAACCTTACATTGCTATTCCCACGAATCCCTTCAGTGGAACTACTCCCCAGATGATTCCCAAAATAACTGCAATGATCTGCCGGAACCAGTAGATCACATCTAAAAACTCGTCCTGGGGAGACAAAGCACAAAAAACATTTTGGcatttactgcattttctttttttaaaggcatcaTACACTTAACAAGTGATAAGTAACACTCTGagcactttttttaaagttatattaaGCTATTGTATTCAGAGCAGACAAAAGAAGCTTATGACATCATGTACCTTGGACATTTCTGTTCTCAAATTAAATACCCAGCTTTGTCCTTTGATGGGCTAACTGCAGGAAAAAACAAGTATGTAGTCCCTTTGATGAATAAAGATTCAATTCCATAAAAACTCATTGGAACAAAGCATAAATTATATTCTTTAAACTTAAActatgttcatatatatatatattatactttTAAGACTGTTATAGCCACCTTTCGTGCTCCTCTACCCAAAAATGAGTGCTGCCAGTAGCCAGTGCTCATGCGAACTCCATACTGTCTTCGGCTTACTACAACTGCATCTTCTTTCACAGCAACAGTGCAGTGGTCATTCCTGTTCTCCCACAGAGCAACTGCAAACATTGCAGCTGGATCTTGCTGACtcatgctttaaataaaattcatttttgctCCTTTCTCTAACATTCCCAAAGGCAGGATTGCCCAGGTATGGTCCAGCCCATCATACGCTGCTACCTGCCTGCCCCCCTCCAACTTTGAATACTTCATCCTGTTCCTGCCAGATTTGTTCAAGAAGCATGAATTCAAGTACACAGTATTCCTACAAGTTCTGTGAACAACAGCAGAAAAGAATTCAGTCAGTCCTCTTAGCACTTGCAGACTTTGACTTGCACATTCTCCCCAAAAGTCTATGGAAGACAAACACTTGTGCATACTCAGAAGATTTACTGCTGTTGCAAACATTTAGAAACACTGTCAAAACATACAAGTTTAGCATATACATAGATTTTTGTAGAAACCAGATCTTTTTCTGCACACGAGCTGGACTAGCTAAGGGGACAGTAAAGCACACCAGAGATGGCTGGACAACtgctatgggtttttttgttttttggttttttttaggaATGTAAAGATGCCGTGACATTGTAACGGACAAAGTCTCACAAGCTTGTTCTTGTTGCTACCCTTTTCTTTCAGATGCAACGCGGGTCTACACAGTTTTGCTCAGCTGGCAATTCCTTATTCCTGCAATGCTCTGAAAGTCGGTTTCCTTCACCTTTTAGGCTAGTCTCTGTGTCAGCACAACTGCACCCTAACTCATCTGGGACAGCCTGAAGCCTGGGGCCAGCCCAGCCATATGCCCGGGGCCACGGGAGGCACCCGGGCCCAGGCAAGCAGGCTGTAGTTTCTCCCATTGTGGCACAGCAGCACTAGCCACACTCCGCTCAGGGGCAAGCAGTCTCCCCCAGCACTGCCAAGCCAGAGCAGCCCAGCCCACTTCCCCAGCTGAGGCAGGCCTGAAGGCACGATGAGGGGCAAAAGCAGAGAGCACCCCAAGCTCCAGGGTGGCTCCGCCTGCCACTGGCGCCCCAACAAGCATCTACGCCCTCCTCAGTAATGCCACCCCAGGAAAGACCCCGCCGGGTCCTGCCCCTGGTCACGCCACCCGGGAGGAACGTGCAGGGTCCCCGTCCCCCCAGTCACGCCACCCCAGGAAGGAAGCCTGCACCCGGTCCTGCCACCCAGGGGCCACTCGCCTTCCCCCCGGGCCCCCACTCGCCTGGTCACACCACCCCGGGCACCCACCCTCCCTGCCGGTAACACTCCCCAGCGTCCCCGACCCCCTCCCCGCTGACGCCACGCCATGCCGCGGCCCCCTTCCTCCCGCTCCGGGCACCCCACGCCggggccccgcccgccccgcggcaggCCCTGCCCACAGGcgcgcggtgccgggggggcgctcggcgccgccgcccccaccTTGTCCTGCCAGGCCGAGTCGCTGCGCAGCGCCTTGCTCCACACGGAGCCGCGCAGCGCCGCACCGCCGTTGGCCACCGCGTGCTGCTGCGCgtgcggcggcggctcctccctGCGCCGCGCGCCGCTCATCCTCCCGcgcgccgccagccgccccgcgccccagcCCGCCGCCGACACTGGCCAGGAGGCGGCCGCTCCAGCGCGTCATCCGCAGGCGCCCGCGGCCCGCCAATCGCGGCGCGGCCTCCCCTCGCACGTGACGACACCACCCCGCCCTCTCCCACTACGGACCGCGAGCGGGACCACTCTGAAACGCGCTGCTCGCTGGGGCTCGGGGCGGCTTAGGCGGCATGGGCGGAGTCCGGGTGCGGCGACGCATGTGGGGGTGGCCCCCCTCACACCGCCGTCCTgcacggcccccccggctccaCGGACCCCCATGGCCCCCACGGACCCCCTCACACCGCTGTGCTGCACGGCCCCCCATGGCCTCCACGGCCCCCCCCTCACACCGCTGCGCTGCATGgcccccatggccccacagtCCCATCTCACACTGCCGCGCTGCACGGCCCCCATGGCCCCCCCTCACACCGCTGTGCTGCACAGCCCCCATGGCCTCCACAGTCCCATCTCACACCGCCGCGCTGCacggcccccacggcccccctCACACCGCTGTGCTGCACAGCCCCCATGGCCTCCACAGTCCCACCTCACACCACCGTCCTGCATGGCCCCCCATGGCCTCCACGGCCCCCCTCACACCGCCATCCTGCACGGCCCCCCATGGCCTCCACAGTCCCCCATGGCCCCCACGGCCCCTATGGCTTCCACGGCCCCCCCTCACACCGCCGTGCTGCAcagcccccacggccccccctcACACCGCCGTCCTGCACGGCCCCCCATGGCCTCCACGGCCCCCCTCACACCGCCGTGCTGCACGgcccccatggccccacagtCCCACCTCACACCACCGTCCTGCACGGCCCCCATGGCCTCCATGGCCCCTCTCACACCGCCGTGCTGCATGGGGGACAGGGTCCTACCCCTCCACCCAGGCAAGCCCTGGCAGCGCATGGCCTTGCCCCGCAGCCTTGCTCCTGCCTCCCACAAGGGGAGgctgaggcagggagcagccaaGGAGGCCCTCCAAGGCCCGCAGCGGGGCGaagcccagcccagcctgcagCACGGCTCCTTGGCAGGGTTCCCCCGCTGGGCCCCCCTGTCAGCCCACAAGTTGCTGAGTGCCTGGCCAGTCCCCTGCACCTGGGCAGAGCGGTGGCCTATGCCTGAGTGGCCTGGGGCCACCAGCGTGGGTACCCCATGACAGGGCAGTCGCCTGCTCCAGAGCTTTACAAAGAGAGACATGCACGTCCAGGAGCCAACGCTGGGTATGGTGCTTTGGCTGGCAGCCCCGCTCAATGTAAAACACACCCATGCCATTAACACGCCACGAAGGGCATTGCTGTGTGCAGATGCTGCTTCCAGCACAGAAAGGGCCCAGCATTTGTCTTAGGAAGTCAATGACCCCATGAAGACCACCTTGCAGAGCTGCTTCTGAGCAGTAAAGCAAGCCAGTGACTGCCCTAGGACAGCCTTCCTATCTGTCCTTGCACACTCAGCGTAAAAGGGGAATAGCCCTTTGCTGGCCGCTCTTGGATGCTTGCAAAGCTGAAATCCATTCCATACTGAGGCATGCAGATAAGACAGCCGTGAGCAGATAAACAGATTCCTTGAGGACAGCTTCCCTCCCATGCTGTACAGTTTGATGGCACACTTCCATCGTGCCATATTGTCTGCTCAAAATCTGTGCCTTCAAGACTCTCAGTAGCTCCTTCTTGGATACAAACTGCAAGACCTGAGGCATTTAAAGTGGGATAGCCTTGAAAATGAGAAGTAGTTGGGCTAAGAGCTATAGCTGTATGTTTATTCAGGTGGACATATATATAAGCCATTATGGCAAGCCAAACATACTCTGTCTGCAGAAATTATGCTAGTGGAAGTATCTGCAAATAAAACACTAACTGGCATATGTGTGGGGTCCTAAAGATTTGACCACTGCTTTCCAATATTCTTGCCTTACAAGAGCAACAGCATGAAATCCACGTCAGTTGCATTCCTCATGAGAAAATATGTTGGGAATTACTTCTTCAGCATCCCTATCGAAAGGGTGGGCAGGGTATTAGTCCCTGCTTTCTGTTCAATTGTGATTGATTCACTACCGTATCATCCTCAGGATGTGCTTTGTTTGTACAGGTGGGCATAAACAGACCTGGTAGAATGGCAGATAAAGAGGTGTAGCAAATTTAGACAGTGGACGGGCTCAGGTAGCCCTGTTTGGGCTCAGGCATTGCTCCCCATTTGGCTTGGTGACTCTCCTGTCAGGCACCAAGAGTTCAGAGGCAGTCCCTAATGTGCTCCAGCGATAATGGAGAGGCTACCTTCACTGGTTTTAATTAATGATTCTAGCTTATCTGGCTGATTTTGTCTCAGGAGTATAAAGGAACACATGCACAGATGGACACCCGAGTGAAGGTCTGTGACAATATATGATCCTATATCCTACATATGCATGGATGTGAGTCTGGATACCTCCTTCTGGTGGTCAGCATGAGGATCAATTCAGTTCAGCAGCGCTTGGGTCACTAAAGACATTGCTGGAAGACTTTGACCTTGTCGGTGTCAGTGCTGCAATTAAACTTGCAGGTGTCAGTGAGGCCTGAGTCTTACACAGGTATTTCATATGGAACCATTCCTTATTTGCTTGTCTATGCACTTCCCTGCTCACACATCGATGCATGATGAGGttcactgttttatttccaaTTTACAAACCATAGGTCCACAGTCCTGCATTTCATTCTCTTACACAGACCAGCAAATGCACATACACAAACTTGCTAAGCCTCTCAGGAGCTTAATTGCTTTCTACTTGCATCACTAAATACTTCAGTAGCAGCAACTTCGCTATTGATTTTAGCAGGAGCTGGGCATCTCAAGGGATAGATTGAACCTCTCTGGGTTGTGTGTGATTAACACAGATGGGAGTAGACAGATGAGTCCTTGTCCCAGACCCCTGATCACTTCCAACTTTGTCGATAtcatttaaatacagattttgcaAGGTACTTGTGGGCCTCCCCCAGATCAGTGCCATCCCAGCTATCAGGGCCATGCTCCTAGGTATTTGTGGCATTTGCCACAGGCCCAAGAAGCTGGTCCAAGTCAATGGACCCATGGTGCATTAGCAGGAGGATGACACACAACAGGGTCATTGCTGTATCTCACACAGGGAGTTTTGCATCTGATATCCCCACTGTGACACAGCCCTTCAGAGAGGGGCCAGGTCTCACAGGCACACATGTATAGCTGGCTCTGGCCTCACTCCCCTGGAG
The sequence above is a segment of the Dromaius novaehollandiae isolate bDroNov1 chromosome 16, bDroNov1.hap1, whole genome shotgun sequence genome. Coding sequences within it:
- the RAB5IF gene encoding GEL complex subunit OPTI, giving the protein MSGARRREEPPPHAQQHAVANGGAALRGSVWSKALRSDSAWQDKDEFLDVIYWFRQIIAVILGIIWGVVPLKGFVGIAIFCLINAGVLYLYFSSFQQIDEEEYGGTWELTKEGFMTSFALFLVVWIIFYTAIHYD